From a region of the bacterium genome:
- a CDS encoding glycosyltransferase family 4 protein, translating to MRIALLTYRGNMYCGGQGIYTAYLAREWKKAGHEVHVIAGPPLPDLPDDIPLHVIPNENVFGLPLKEWARQRDARALLSPVNLWELGVSRMGVFPEMQSFGLRLFLRWKELHEKHRFDIVFDNQSLSWGLLGIRALGVPVVSVIHHPLHIDREADFAVDPRLIKKVRRTLYFPLFMQQQVAPRLDKIVTVSEASRAEIERCFGIPEKDIAVVYNGTDAEVFRPFPEIPKQTDLIFVGRTEDRKKGIGTLLEALSLLPDVTLKIVDGRIPDHGLVPALVKRFGLEQRVTVNEHFLELPDLVREYSTGRIAIVPSFFEGFGFPASEAMACGLPVIANAAGALPEVVGTDGHAGRLVPPRDPRALANAISEILAEPERAAEMGRAARERILNVFSWSDAAARLTDVFEDVLLASPTRSRAA from the coding sequence GTGCGGATCGCGCTTCTCACCTACCGGGGCAACATGTACTGCGGTGGGCAGGGCATCTACACCGCGTACCTCGCGCGCGAGTGGAAGAAGGCCGGCCACGAGGTCCATGTGATCGCGGGGCCGCCGCTGCCCGATCTGCCGGATGACATTCCCCTTCACGTGATTCCGAACGAGAACGTGTTTGGCCTGCCCCTCAAGGAATGGGCGCGGCAGAGGGATGCGCGGGCGCTGCTCTCTCCGGTGAACCTGTGGGAACTCGGAGTCTCCCGCATGGGCGTCTTCCCGGAGATGCAATCGTTCGGCCTGCGGCTCTTCCTGCGCTGGAAGGAGCTGCACGAGAAGCATCGCTTCGACATCGTCTTCGACAACCAAAGCCTCTCCTGGGGCCTGCTCGGTATCCGGGCTCTCGGCGTGCCCGTGGTCTCGGTGATCCACCATCCCCTGCACATCGACCGGGAAGCGGATTTCGCCGTCGATCCGCGCTTGATCAAGAAGGTGCGGCGCACGCTCTACTTCCCGCTGTTCATGCAGCAGCAGGTCGCGCCGCGGCTCGACAAGATCGTCACCGTCAGTGAGGCCTCACGAGCAGAGATCGAGCGCTGCTTCGGAATCCCGGAGAAGGACATCGCGGTCGTCTACAACGGCACCGACGCCGAGGTCTTCCGTCCCTTCCCCGAAATCCCGAAACAGACCGATCTCATCTTCGTCGGCCGCACCGAGGATCGAAAGAAGGGCATCGGAACGCTCCTCGAAGCGCTCTCATTGTTGCCCGATGTCACCCTCAAGATCGTCGACGGACGCATTCCAGATCACGGACTCGTCCCCGCGCTCGTCAAGCGGTTTGGTCTCGAGCAGCGCGTCACGGTGAACGAGCATTTTCTCGAGCTGCCGGATCTGGTGCGCGAATACTCCACGGGCAGGATCGCCATCGTGCCTTCCTTTTTCGAAGGCTTTGGCTTCCCCGCCAGCGAGGCGATGGCTTGTGGTCTGCCGGTGATCGCCAATGCCGCCGGTGCACTGCCCGAGGTCGTGGGGACCGACGGCCACGCTGGACGACTCGTTCCGCCGCGCGATCCCCGAGCCCTGGCCAACGCCATCTCCGAAATCCTGGCGGAGCCGGAACGCGCTGCGGAAATGGGCCGCGCCGCCCGGGAGCGCATCCTCAACGTCTTCTCGTGGTCGGACGCGGCAGCACGCCTGACCGACGTGTTCGAAGACGTCCTGCTGGCTTCGCCGACTCGATCCCGAGCAGCCTGA
- a CDS encoding class I SAM-dependent methyltransferase — MLLTVDLDRLDIRPGQLLLDAGCGEGRHCFGALERGARVVGLDLDLDSMRLAHRAVRRRADELETAGGMLQGNTFALPFADATFDRVICSEVMEHVHDYGAAVRELSRVTKPGGRIAVTIPTATSEHLYLRLGDDYFESPGGHIRIFKPRQLAQALAKAGLATEGAGFAHGLHTPYWVLRSIMSLPRADESAMVRAYRLYLVRATGSPLMDWIEKKILNYICPKSVILYASKPASNPEEDVRAAA, encoded by the coding sequence ATGCTCCTCACCGTGGATCTCGACCGGCTCGACATCCGACCCGGCCAGCTGCTGCTGGACGCCGGCTGCGGCGAGGGGCGCCACTGCTTTGGTGCATTGGAGCGCGGCGCTCGGGTGGTCGGTCTCGATCTGGACCTCGACAGCATGCGCCTGGCGCACCGGGCCGTCCGCCGAAGGGCAGACGAGTTGGAGACCGCGGGCGGCATGCTACAGGGCAACACCTTCGCCCTGCCCTTCGCGGATGCGACCTTCGACCGTGTGATCTGCTCGGAGGTGATGGAGCACGTACACGACTACGGCGCCGCCGTCCGCGAACTCTCCCGGGTGACCAAGCCCGGTGGCCGCATCGCCGTGACGATTCCTACCGCCACCAGCGAGCATCTCTATCTGCGCCTGGGCGACGATTATTTCGAGAGCCCCGGTGGGCATATCCGCATCTTCAAGCCCCGCCAACTGGCACAGGCCCTGGCCAAGGCCGGCCTTGCGACCGAGGGCGCCGGATTCGCCCACGGGTTGCATACGCCCTATTGGGTGCTGCGCTCGATCATGAGCCTGCCCCGCGCCGACGAGAGCGCGATGGTGCGCGCCTACCGCCTCTACCTCGTGCGTGCCACGGGTTCACCGCTGATGGATTGGATCGAGAAGAAGATCCTGAACTACATCTGCCCGAAGAGCGTCATCCTCTACGCGAGCAAGCCCGCGAGCAACCCCGAGGAAGACGTGCGCGCGGCGGCTTGA
- a CDS encoding glycosyltransferase family 4 protein codes for MPRPLRIGFVAYRGNMQCGGQGIYLWFLARELTRLGHEVDVIVGPPYPDAMPFADNVTEIENEMFWARWFMKDWAEFLPRPNPLRIFRPLHFYELAASRIGFLPEPFAFSLRAFRALAGRIRAGARYDVIHDVQCLGYGLLGMQALGLPVVTTVHHPLTVDRRASFVRDETLRDAIGTMQFYPIGMQAFVARRLERVLTSSHASAVQIQRDFGVRPERISMLGNGLDTDLFSPDPTLERSNTEIVCIGRASDPNKGIRSLIRALALLGKDVTLTLVDSAQSEASAWAREIGCGDQLHLAGRVPTEELIHLYRRAALVVVPSRYEGFGLPAVEAMACGTPVVTTDAGALAEVVQVAGGGVTVPPDDPEALAKAISDLLARPEERHRLGARARPRVESAYAWPRIAERTLDVYQQLNKRGRGLQLTS; via the coding sequence ATGCCTCGCCCCCTGCGGATCGGATTCGTCGCCTACCGAGGCAACATGCAGTGCGGCGGCCAGGGCATCTATCTCTGGTTCCTTGCACGGGAACTCACCCGCCTCGGCCACGAGGTCGACGTGATCGTCGGGCCGCCCTACCCCGACGCGATGCCCTTTGCCGACAACGTGACCGAGATCGAGAACGAGATGTTCTGGGCACGCTGGTTCATGAAGGACTGGGCGGAGTTCCTGCCGCGGCCGAACCCTCTGCGCATCTTTCGCCCTCTCCACTTCTACGAGTTGGCGGCGAGCCGCATCGGGTTCCTGCCCGAGCCGTTCGCTTTCAGCCTGCGTGCCTTCCGGGCCCTGGCAGGCAGGATCCGCGCCGGGGCCCGCTACGACGTCATCCACGACGTCCAATGCCTGGGCTATGGCCTGCTCGGAATGCAGGCTCTCGGCCTGCCCGTCGTCACCACCGTGCATCATCCCCTGACGGTCGATCGGCGTGCCTCCTTCGTGCGCGACGAAACCCTTCGCGACGCGATCGGAACGATGCAGTTCTATCCGATCGGGATGCAAGCCTTCGTCGCCCGCCGCCTCGAGCGCGTGCTCACCTCTTCCCATGCGAGTGCCGTCCAGATCCAGCGGGATTTCGGAGTGCGCCCGGAGCGCATCAGCATGCTCGGCAACGGCCTCGACACGGACCTCTTCTCGCCCGACCCTACGCTTGAACGCTCGAACACCGAGATCGTCTGCATCGGCCGAGCGTCGGACCCCAACAAAGGCATCCGCAGCCTGATCCGGGCCCTGGCGCTCCTCGGCAAGGACGTGACGCTCACCCTCGTCGACTCCGCCCAGAGCGAGGCCAGCGCCTGGGCACGGGAGATCGGCTGCGGAGACCAGCTGCACCTGGCGGGACGCGTACCGACCGAGGAGCTGATCCACCTCTACCGCCGGGCCGCACTCGTCGTGGTCCCCTCCCGCTACGAAGGATTCGGCCTACCGGCCGTCGAGGCGATGGCCTGCGGCACCCCTGTCGTCACCACCGATGCAGGAGCCCTGGCCGAGGTCGTCCAGGTCGCCGGTGGCGGCGTCACCGTCCCACCCGACGATCCCGAAGCGCTGGCGAAAGCCATCTCCGACCTGCTCGCACGACCCGAAGAACGCCACCGCCTCGGCGCCCGCGCACGCCCGCGCGTCGAATCCGCCTACGCCTGGCCCCGCATCGCCGAACGAACCCTCGACGTCTACCAACAACTCAACAAGCGGGGACGGGGTTTACAATTGACTTCTTGA